The segment ACTTGATTATAGTTAGAAGGATAGAGACACAAACACATACTATATATGCTTAAGCTCAGGATATAGCTTAAGGTGAAACGTGAGCTAGATGATCTAAAACTGGACTGACCTAATTTTTCTTAAGACCTAAAGTTATTCTCAACATGTTCAACCAACATAAAACGCAGCAGATAAGATAAAAGCAAAGATAAGTAGAGGGTTACCGAGAATACCGATGCCACTCGACTTTGATGCCTCCCTCCGGCTTATTTAGTGCTTCCTTATCATCACTGTGTGCAGCTCCCGACCTCTTGGGATGATGATCTTTGCCTTTCTTGCAGAAAGGAACAACGTTGAGCAACGCAGTGTCATCAACCACATCGATCTTCACAGACCTCCCAACGAAAGCGTTGTCCTTGACTCTCACTCTCTCCACCTTCTGATGCTGCTCTTTGGATCTCAGACAAGAGTCTCCTCTTCTCAGAGATACAAACAACGGACCCATCAGTCTCCATCTTGTGCACATCATCTTCGCGAAACAGGGTCACTATATACATAATTTAGAGAATCAACACAAGTTAAAATCAATGGAGATCAAACGTTGAACGCATGATCGAGAGAAAGAGTGAAACAATGTTTTACCTGTTCGCCGTTGTTACGAATGAGGAATCCCTTGCCGAAGAGAGAAGCGAGTGGAGATCCCTAGCGTTGCCGCTGCCGTTAACTTCCTTCGCGATTTCAGCCATGGATGTCTTGTTTCGGAATCGAATTGGAGAATTAGCTATCAACGTGAAACCCAGTTCTAGAGAAGCAAATTCAATGTGAAAGCAAGAGAGAATTGGGGTGGAGAGGTTTGGTGAAGGAGACGATGATGAAcccagagagagagaaacaaggaC is part of the Raphanus sativus cultivar WK10039 chromosome 5, ASM80110v3, whole genome shotgun sequence genome and harbors:
- the LOC130512327 gene encoding uncharacterized protein LOC130512327 isoform X2: MMCTRWRLMGPLFVSLRRGDSCLRSKEQHQKVERVRVKDNAFVGRSVKIDVVDDTALLNVVPFCKKGKDHHPKRSGAAHSDDKEALNKPEGGIKVEWHRFCIGCTKMKPCECLCTLSRDLGKPVKVPFVHKTFTLFS
- the LOC130512327 gene encoding uncharacterized protein LOC130512327 isoform X1 encodes the protein MMCTRWRLMGPLFVSLRRGDSCLRSKEQHQKVERVRVKDNAFVGRSVKIDVVDDTALLNVVPFCKKGKDHHPKRSGAAHSDDKEALNKPEGGIKVEWHRYSRFCIGCTKMKPCECLCTLSRDLGKPVKVPFVHKTFTLFS